A single genomic interval of Syntrophobotulus glycolicus DSM 8271 harbors:
- a CDS encoding RHS repeat-associated core domain-containing protein, whose translation MSKNQTFSYNDDNQITTSGFVYDNSGNLTSAVVKGVTYNYVYDKANRLIEVKDGSNQTIATYTYDSQGQRLTKTTGGSTITYHYGNGGVLYETKSGDANNILHALYINSPQGKPLAVSMNYDISNPGSNIWYYYHYNAHGDVVAVTDGNGNIFREYAYDPYGNIISAKDGGGQTVNISTDTAFDHAYTYAGYRYDRETGLYYLNARYYEAGIGRFLTKDNIYNLNRYAYCLGDPVNYIDPSGENSITWDSFRAGAGAAASTGLSITAGMISWAFALSIGFILATPTYTADESIYMTQPTSGVSNGDIEAGGDGGGGGGSTQPPKKPKKPTHGHHAYPMALGGAAAQKVYEMLPSVHRYLHAALYQFERGWLAPKRGYTGEMIQRIYSAKEIQQGLMRFYNSHEEFKVLIDPLMKAIEFTGK comes from the coding sequence GTGTCCAAGAACCAGACGTTCAGTTATAACGATGACAACCAGATCACCACATCGGGCTTCGTCTACGACAACAGCGGCAACCTGACGAGTGCTGTGGTCAAGGGAGTAACGTATAATTACGTCTACGATAAAGCCAACAGACTGATTGAAGTCAAAGACGGAAGCAATCAGACAATAGCAACTTACACTTACGATTCCCAGGGACAGAGACTGACCAAAACCACAGGCGGCAGCACGATCACTTACCACTATGGGAACGGCGGAGTTCTTTATGAAACCAAGAGCGGCGACGCCAACAATATCCTGCATGCCTTGTATATTAACTCACCACAAGGTAAACCGCTTGCTGTAAGCATGAACTATGATATTAGTAATCCTGGATCAAATATCTGGTACTATTATCATTACAATGCCCATGGGGATGTAGTGGCTGTAACGGACGGAAACGGCAATATATTCAGAGAGTATGCTTATGATCCGTACGGGAATATTATTAGTGCGAAGGATGGCGGCGGACAGACGGTAAATATTTCTACCGATACAGCTTTCGACCATGCTTACACTTACGCGGGTTACAGATACGACAGAGAAACTGGATTATATTACCTCAATGCTCGATACTACGAAGCAGGAATCGGCAGGTTTTTGACGAAGGACAATATTTATAATTTAAACCGTTATGCTTACTGCCTTGGAGATCCTGTAAATTACATTGACCCTAGTGGTGAAAATTCTATTACTTGGGATTCTTTTCGGGCAGGAGCCGGGGCGGCGGCATCAACAGGATTATCAATAACTGCAGGTATGATTAGTTGGGCTTTTGCTCTATCAATAGGTTTTATATTAGCAACTCCAACGTATACAGCCGATGAAAGTATATATATGACTCAGCCAACGTCTGGCGTGTCAAACGGTGATATTGAAGCTGGAGGTGACGGCGGAGGCGGAGGTGGTTCTACTCAACCTCCTAAAAAACCGAAAAAACCGACACATGGTCATCATGCCTACCCAATGGCATTAGGTGGTGCTGCAGCCCAAAAAGTTTATGAGATGCTTCCATCTGTTCATAGATATCTGCATGCGGCACTTTATCAATTTGAGAGAGGTTGGCTGGCACCTAAAAGAGGGTATACTGGTGAGATGATTCAAAGAATATATAGTGCAAAGGAAATTCAACAAGGGCTGATGAGGTTTTACAACAGTCATGAAGAGTTCAAAGTCCTCATTGACCCATTGATGAAAGCAATCGAATTTACAGGTAAGTAA